GTTTTCCATGCACTACTATACTGAAATTTTTACGAGCAATTTGTTCGCTGCGGTTCCATACTTTTTCTACAAAGGGGCAAGTTGTGTTATATTTTTCGATAGCAATACCTTTTGTTTTTAATAAAGCTTCTGTTTCTAAAGTAGTACCAAAAGCAGGAATTACAACAATGTCATTGGTCGAAATATCCTCAAAAGAGATAAGTTGTTTACCGTAAGTATCTTGTAGGAATTTTACACCTCTGCTGGCTAAATCAGCATTCACTTGCGGATTATGGATCATCTCACTTAATAGATAAATTTGTTTTCCAGGGTTTTCTTCAATGATATTAAAAGCAATTTCAATCGCATTTTCTACCCCATAGCAAAATCCAAAATGCCTTGCTATAAATAATTGAACTTCGCCAAAATCGAGTAAAGTAGGCGAAAAATCTTTCTTCAATTTATCATAGGTGCGTCTTTTGTTTTTGATAGCGCTTATTAAAGGACTCCTATATATATTAGGTACATTAAATTGTTTCATGATAGCTTCTCTTCATTTTTATATGTTCAATACCTGCTTCTAAATAGACCTCACTTATTTTCTCAAAACCTAAGGATTCATAGAACTTTTGTAAATAGAGTTGTCCACTTATTTTTATAGTCCCTTTCCCAAAGAGCTTATAACTATCGGTTATGGATGCTTCCATCAATCTCCTTCCGATATTTTCTCCACGATAATTGATAGAAACTGCTACCCGACCAATAGATATTTCTTTATAGGCTAATCCGGGAGGTAACAATCTTGCATATCCACAAAGAATATCATCATTATAAACCATCAAATGATACGATTGTTGATCGCGGTCGTCTAAATCCAAATCATCACATCTTTGTTCTACATAAAATACCTGATTGCGTATTTGTAGAATACGATAAAGTTCTATTAACGAAAGTTCATCAAATTTTTTACAAATGAATTCTAGGTTCATGACGCAAAAATAACTTAATAATTGTTATTGAACTTAAAGGGGAAGAGGATTCACTTATGGTTTTGTTAGATACACCAAAAAATCGTTTGGTAATACCTCAAAACTTTCTTCTTTTTTTAGTAGGTGAGTTACACCCGAAAAAAGTTGCGAATAGTTGCCAGCAAGGGCATCATTATTATAATTCAGTTTTAAACTTTCAGAAGTTGAGAAATTAAAAATAATTACGACTTTGTGATTTTCTTTTTGAAGAAAAAATGCAAAGACCTTATTATCGTTTTGAATCTGAGTAAACTGCGCATCAGATTCGAAAGCTCTATTCATTCTACGCACTGTAAGTAAGGTTCGATAAAAATCCTGCAATTGCGGTTTTGGTTGGGAAGCCCATTCTATTTCATCTTTATCAAAAAATAATAAACGCTTATAATTCGGCAGTTCCTGACCACTATATATCAAAGGGATACCCGGAAACATGCAGCTAAACACGGCTAAATTTTTTGCTAAAGGCAACCCATATTTTTCATATTCCGTACCATTCCAGCTATTCTCATCATGGTTCGAAGTGAAGTATAATTTTTGGGCTTTTGGTGGTAGATTTCGATATTGAGATAAAGCATTTTTTATATCTCCCCATTTATTATTATCTTTTGCAAAGACTTCTGTGGCATGCATCCATCGCCAAGCGTAGGTGGTGTCAAATACTTCACTGTAACTATCTTCGTCACATTCTCCTAACCAAAACAGCGGCTTTATTGTTTCACAGGCTGTACGTGCTTTATGCCAAAAATCTAAACGCACCAAGTGTGCCATATCACAACGAAAGCCGTCAATATCAAATTCACCGACCCAGTATTTCATTGCATCGATCATGGCAGTTTGCATCTCTTCATTTTCGTAATTCAAATCTATTACATCATCCCAGCCATGTATTTCTGTAAATTCCCCTTTTGCGTTTTTGATATACCAGCCCTCATTTTTTGTCCATTCGTGTTGCCAACCAGTATGATTGGCTACCCAATCAATGATTAATTTAAATCCTAATTGATGTGCTTCACTTATTAGGGTCCTAAAATCATCTTTATTTCCAAATTCGGGGTTAATTTCTACATAGCTACTACAAGCGTAATAACTGCCCAGGGAGCCTTTTTTCTTTTCTTGACTGATAGGTGTAATAGGCATCAACCAAAGTATCTCAACGCCCATTTCTTTAAGCCTTGGTAAATGCTTTTGGAAAGCTTTGAAACTACCTTCTTTGGTATATTGACGTAAGTTTACTTCGTAGATATTGGTTCCATTGCACCAGGCAACAGTAGGGTATTGCGTACTCATTAATGAAAGGTGGAAGGTTAAAAGTTATTTATTCATCATCTGAAAAATTCATCATACTGCCGATAAGATCATTGAACCTTATCTGGCCTTCAATCGTTTTTTTACTAATTAAAGAATGTGCAGATAATCCATGCAGCACGAATTCCATTAATAAAGCATTTTCCTTTTCGTTTGCTTGGGGATATTGTTTTTTTACTAAACCATATAAGCCATCAACTTTATAAAGATTTTCTATTCGTTCAGTGTCTTTCATTTCAACAAAAATGTCAATAATGTTTCCTTGGTCAAACCATTGAATGATTTTTTTATATGGGTTTTGTTCTTTAGCTTCTTGAGATGTTTTTCCTGTTGGCGTACGCTTTGATGGAGTAGGGAAGTATCGTAAAAATTGTGTGCGAATGGCTTTTTCCAGTAAATGCAATGCTACTTGGTAAGGGCCTTCTTGTTCTCCTTCATATACCAATTCTATTTTCCCGGTTATGGCAGGAATAATACCAGATAAATCACTAATCCATACTTGAGAGTCTTTTTCTTTGTTGAGAATAGCTCGCCTTTCTGCACTACTTATCAAATTTTCTAATGCAGAAATTGAAAGCCTGGCACTTACGCCACTTTTTTTATCTACATATTCGCTTGAGCGAGCTTCAAATGCCAGTTGCTCTACAATCCTTTTTAATATATCAGCAATTTTTAGTTGCTTTAATTGATCTGGTAAAATTCTTGCTTCTTGTTCGGTTATGCGTAATGCAGTTTCCAAATCCTTCGGATAATGTGTTAAAATCTGGCTTTCAATACGATCTTTCAGTGGAGTTACAATACTTCCACGATTGGTATAATCTTCGGGATTGGCTGTAAAAACAAATAAAATATCCAGTGGCATTCTTAATTTGAAGCCACGAATTTGAATATCACCTTCTTGTAAAATATTAAAAAGTGCTACCTGAATGCGCGCTTGTAAATCCGGCAATTCATTTATTACAAAAATTGAACGATTACAACGGGGAATAATACCATAATGAATTACCTGTTCATCAGAAAAGCTGAGTTTTAAGTTAGCTGCCTTGATAGGGTCAATATCGCCAATTAGGTCGGCAACGCTTACGTCTGGTGTTGCTAGTTTTTCTCCATAACGTTCAGATCGGTGCAACCATTCTATCGGGGTATTATCTCCCTCTTTTTCGATTAGGTTTAGGGCAAATTTACTGATGGGATTAAGAGGATCATCGTTGATTTCACTACCTTTTATAACAGGTACATATTCGTCTAATAAATCAACCATTTGCCTGGCAATTTTTGTTTTAGCTTGGCCACGTAATCCTAAGAATAGGATATTATGCCTACTCAAGATGGCTGTTTCTGTATCGCGAAGTACGGTATGTTCATATCCTAAAATGCCAGTGAAACGTTCTTGATTATTTTTTATTTTATAGAGTAAGTTATTACGAATTTCTTCTTTAATGGAGATCGACTGATATTTTGCTTTTTTCAGCTCGCCCAATGTCTTTATATCCTTCTGATTCATTTCAAGGTTATTTTTTTTGTTCAAAATTCTATCCCGTAAGGTAATGGTTTTTGTGAAATGCTGCATTAATACCCTACACTATTTATCATTTTGTATAGAATATTTCCTGATAAATAGGAAGATCAAAAGGCCGTTACAACTCATTGCAAAATTCAGAAAACTAAAAAGGTAGATGCTGCTTCGAAGAAAAATCAAAAGGCACATTTA
The Arachidicoccus soli DNA segment above includes these coding regions:
- a CDS encoding MoxR family ATPase, which codes for MNQKDIKTLGELKKAKYQSISIKEEIRNNLLYKIKNNQERFTGILGYEHTVLRDTETAILSRHNILFLGLRGQAKTKIARQMVDLLDEYVPVIKGSEINDDPLNPISKFALNLIEKEGDNTPIEWLHRSERYGEKLATPDVSVADLIGDIDPIKAANLKLSFSDEQVIHYGIIPRCNRSIFVINELPDLQARIQVALFNILQEGDIQIRGFKLRMPLDILFVFTANPEDYTNRGSIVTPLKDRIESQILTHYPKDLETALRITEQEARILPDQLKQLKIADILKRIVEQLAFEARSSEYVDKKSGVSARLSISALENLISSAERRAILNKEKDSQVWISDLSGIIPAITGKIELVYEGEQEGPYQVALHLLEKAIRTQFLRYFPTPSKRTPTGKTSQEAKEQNPYKKIIQWFDQGNIIDIFVEMKDTERIENLYKVDGLYGLVKKQYPQANEKENALLMEFVLHGLSAHSLISKKTIEGQIRFNDLIGSMMNFSDDE
- a CDS encoding GNAT family N-acetyltransferase — its product is MNLEFICKKFDELSLIELYRILQIRNQVFYVEQRCDDLDLDDRDQQSYHLMVYNDDILCGYARLLPPGLAYKEISIGRVAVSINYRGENIGRRLMEASITDSYKLFGKGTIKISGQLYLQKFYESLGFEKISEVYLEAGIEHIKMKRSYHETI
- a CDS encoding alpha-amylase family glycosyl hydrolase; translated protein: MSTQYPTVAWCNGTNIYEVNLRQYTKEGSFKAFQKHLPRLKEMGVEILWLMPITPISQEKKKGSLGSYYACSSYVEINPEFGNKDDFRTLISEAHQLGFKLIIDWVANHTGWQHEWTKNEGWYIKNAKGEFTEIHGWDDVIDLNYENEEMQTAMIDAMKYWVGEFDIDGFRCDMAHLVRLDFWHKARTACETIKPLFWLGECDEDSYSEVFDTTYAWRWMHATEVFAKDNNKWGDIKNALSQYRNLPPKAQKLYFTSNHDENSWNGTEYEKYGLPLAKNLAVFSCMFPGIPLIYSGQELPNYKRLLFFDKDEIEWASQPKPQLQDFYRTLLTVRRMNRAFESDAQFTQIQNDNKVFAFFLQKENHKVVIIFNFSTSESLKLNYNNDALAGNYSQLFSGVTHLLKKEESFEVLPNDFLVYLTKP